The genomic window AATTTTATCAGCCACTACAGCAGAAACCGGAATAAAAATCGCAAAAAACAATACCGAAAATAATTGTATTAATAAACCATCTCTCTTTACAATTCCCAAGTCCGAAGTTGCCCAGCTTAATGTAAAAACGGTCATTAAATAAAAAACCAAGAAAGTTGTAATCGCGGCAAATGTTCCAAAAATCAGCTGGTTTTTATATGATTTTACTAATTCTAAAAATGGGACCTTGACTTCTTCTTGTTCTTTTTTAGAATTTTCAAAAGAAGGAGTTTCCGTAATTTTTGTTCGAATATAAAATCCTACTATTACCAGAAGCGAACTGGCAATAAACGGAATTCTCCATCCATAATCCATAAAATCCTCATTGCTCATAGAATCTGTTAATAGTAGAAAAGTTCCACCAGAAAGTAACAAACCTATTGGAGCGCCCAATTGTGGAAACATTCCGTACCAAGCACGTTTATTTGGCGGTGCATTTTCGATCGCCAATAAAACGGCTCCACCCCACTCGCCTCCTAAACCAACACCTTGTCCAAATCGACATAACATTAACAATAAAGGCGCAGCAACTCCAATGCTCGCATAACTTGGCAAAAATCCAATTGTAACTGTAGAAATTCCCATCGTTAATAAGGCTGCAACCAAAGTAAATTTACGACCGATTTTATCTCCATAATGTCCAAAAAAAGCAGAACCTAGAGGACGTGATAAAAAAGCAATTGAAAAAGTAGCTAAAGATTCTAATGTAGCCATTGTTGAATCTGAACTAGGAAAAAATAGCTGAGGGAAAACCAACACAGCGGCGTTGGCATAAATATAAAAATCAAAAAATTCGATTGTCGTGCCAATAAGGCTTCCAAAAAGAACATGTTTTAGGGAGTTCTTTTGATTTGGGTTCGTTTTCATGTAAAATAGATATAACTTTTTTTTGACTACAAAAATATAGTTTCATTACTAATAATTCATTTTTAATAGAATTAGTTTTAGAACACTTATGTTTTTTTAACAAATTTCATGTATTTTACATTTTAAAAAGAAGCATTTAATCTGTTTTTAAAAACTTGATTACTGGAACTTTAAAAGAAAAATCAAAAATCAAATCTTAAGCAATCGTTAAAAGAGTTTTTAACTGTA from Flavobacterium fluviale includes these protein-coding regions:
- a CDS encoding MFS transporter, whose amino-acid sequence is MKTNPNQKNSLKHVLFGSLIGTTIEFFDFYIYANAAVLVFPQLFFPSSDSTMATLESLATFSIAFLSRPLGSAFFGHYGDKIGRKFTLVAALLTMGISTVTIGFLPSYASIGVAAPLLLMLCRFGQGVGLGGEWGGAVLLAIENAPPNKRAWYGMFPQLGAPIGLLLSGGTFLLLTDSMSNEDFMDYGWRIPFIASSLLVIVGFYIRTKITETPSFENSKKEQEEVKVPFLELVKSYKNQLIFGTFAAITTFLVFYLMTVFTLSWATSDLGIVKRDGLLIQLFSVLFFAIFIPVSAVVADKIGRRKMLIIATAAIAVFGFFFSYFLSSGNIVLVTAFACIGMALMGFTYGPLGTFLSELFPTNVRYSGASLTFNMAGILGAAFAPMIAIWLASTYSVSYVGLYLTAAAFISLISFLVISKDEHKF